In Lagenorhynchus albirostris chromosome 14, mLagAlb1.1, whole genome shotgun sequence, one DNA window encodes the following:
- the HCAR1 gene encoding hydroxycarboxylic acid receptor 1 — protein sequence MENRSCCLIQGDPISQVMPPLLILAFVLGALGNGIALCGFCFHMKTWKPSTIYLFNLAVADFLLMICLPFRTDYYRRHRQWVFKDIPCRVALFMLATNRAGSIVFLTVVAVDRYFKVVHPHHTVNAISNRTAVGIICALWTMVILGTLYLLMENHLCVQEETTTCESFIMESANGWHDVMFQLEFFLPLSIILFCSFKIIWSLKRRQHLARQTRMKKATRFIMVVAVVFITCYLPSVSARLYFLWTVPSSACDPSVHVALHVTLSFTYVNSMLDPLVYYFSSPSFPKFYSKLKIHSLRPKRLGHSQRSEEMSISNLCRKSCIGVANSFQSQSDVQ from the coding sequence ATGGAAAACAGGTCGTGCTGCCTCATCCAGGGGGACCCCATCTCCCAGGTGATGCCGCCGCTGCTGATCCTGGCCTTTGTGCTGGGCGCCCTGGGCAACGGCATCGCCCTGTGTGGTTTCTGCTTTCACATGAAGACCTGGAAGCCGAGTACTATTTACCTTTTCAACTTGGCTGTGGCCGACTTCCTTCTCATGATCTGCCTGCCCTTTCGGACTGACTACTACCGCAGACACAGGCAATGGGTCTTTAAGGACATCCCTTGTCGGGTGGCACTCTTCATGCTGGCCACGAACAGGGCTGGGAGCATCGTCTTCCTCACGGTGGTGGCTGTGGACAGGTATTTTAAAGTGGTCCACCCCCACCATACGGTGAATGCCATCTCCAACCGGACTGCAGTTGGCATCATCTGTGCCCTGTGGACCATGGTCATCCTGGGGACTCTGTATCTTTTGATGGAGAACCATCTGTGTGTGCAAGAGGAGACCACAACTTGTGAAAGCTTCATCATGGAGTCAGCCAACGGCTGGCACGACGTCATGTTCCAGCTGGAATTCTTCCTGCCCCTCAGCATCATCTTGTTCTGCTCCTTCAAGATCATTTGGAGTCTGAAGCGGAGGCAGCACCTGGCCAGGCAGACTCGGATGAAGAAGGCTACCCGGTTCATCATGGTGGTGGCGGTTGTGTTCATCACCTGCTACCTGCCCAGCGTGTCAGCCAGACTGTATTTCCTCTGGACAGTGCCTTCCAGCGCCTGCGATCCCTCTGTCCACGTAGCCCTCCACGTCACCCTCAGCTTCACCTACGTGAACAGCATGCTGGACCCCCTGGTGTACTATTTTTCAAGTCCCTCGTTCCCCAAATTCTACTCCAAGCTCAAAATCCACAGTTTGAGACCTAAGCGTCTAGGACACTCCCAGAGGTCAGAAGAGATGTCCATTTCAAACCTTTGTCGCAAGAGTTGCATTGGTGTGGCAAATAGCTTCCAAAGCCAATCCGACGTGCAGTGA
- the LOC132504091 gene encoding LOW QUALITY PROTEIN: hydroxycarboxylic acid receptor 2-like (The sequence of the model RefSeq protein was modified relative to this genomic sequence to represent the inferred CDS: deleted 1 base in 1 codon) — MNLSHPHFLEIGKKNCCVFRDDFIAKVLPPVVGLEFVFGLLGNGLALWIFCFHLKSWKASRVFLFNLAVADFLLIICLPFLTDNYVRKWDWRFGEVPCRLMLFMLAMNRQGSIIFLTVVAVDRYFRVVHPHHALNKISNRTAALISCLLWGITIGLTMHLLYKKMLIRSHNSNLCSSFNICDTFRWHDAMFLLEFFLPLGIILFCSARIIWSLRQRQMNKHVKIKRAINFITVVAVVFTICFLPSVAARIRIFWLLRTAGTRNCDTYRSVDLAFYITLSFTYMNSMLDPLVYYFSSPSFPNFFSTLVNRCLWRKVPDETENNRSTSVELTGHLSTTKNVPDTLMANPSEPQSPSYLTLASP, encoded by the exons ATGAACCTGTCCCACCCGCATTTTCTGGAAATAGGCAAGAAGAACTGCTGTGTGTTCCGGGATGATTTCATTGCCAAGGTGCTGCCGCCGGTGGTGGGGCTGGAGTTTGTGTTCGGGCTCCTGGGCAATGGCCTTGCCCTGTGGATTTTCTGCTTCCACCTCAAGTCCTGGAAAGCCAGCCGGGTGTTTCTGTTCAACTTGGCTGTGGCTGACTTCCTCCTGATCATCTGCCTGCCTTTCCTGACGGACAACTATGTGAGGAAGTGGGACTGGAGGTTTGGGGAAGTCCCCTGCCGGCTGATGCTCTTCATGTTGGCCATGAACCGCCAGGGCAGCATCATCTTCCTCACGGTGGTGGCCGTGGACAGGTACTTCCGAGTGGTCCATCCCCATCACGCTCTGAACAAGATCTCCAATCGGACGGCGGCGCTCATCTCCTGCCTCTTGTGGGGCATCACTATCGGCCTGACGATGCACCTCCTGTACAAAAAGATGCTGATCAGGAGTCACAATTCGAATCTGTGCAGCAGCTTCAACATCTGCGATACTTTCCGCTGGCACGACGCCATGTTCCTCCTGGAGTTCTTCCTGCCCCTGGGCATCATCCTGTTCTGCTCGGCCAGAATCATCTGGAGCCTGCGGCAGCGACAGATGAACAAGCATGTCAAGATCAAGAGGGCCATCAACTTCATCACGGTGGTGGCCGTCGTCTTCACCATCTGCTTCCTGCCCAGTGTGGCCGCGCGCATACGCATTTTCTGGCTCCTGCGCACCGCTGGTACGCGGAACTGTGACACCTATCGCTCAGTTGACCTGGCGTTTTACATCACCCTCAGCTTCACCTACATGAACAGCATGCTGGACCCTTTGGTGTATTACTTCTCCAGCCCATCTTTCCCCAACTTCTTCTCCACCTTGGTCAACCGCTGCCTATGGAGGAAGGTGCCGGATGAGACCGAGAATAACCGCAGCACAAGTGTCGAGCTCACGGGGCATCTGAGTACTACCAAGAATGTTCCCGACACT TTAATGGCCAATCCCAGTGAGCCTCAGAGCCCCTCTTATCTGACGCTGGCCTCTCCTTAA